The Alteribacter populi genomic sequence AGAAAAGCAGGGACAAGAAAACTCCGAAGTAACAACAGAGGACATTGCCCTTGTAGTGGCGAGCTGGACAGGAGTTCCTGTAAGTAAGCTGGCAGAAGAAGAAACGGATCGCTTACTCAAGATGGAAGAAATTTTGCATAAACGTGTGATAGGTCAGGAAGAAGCTGTTAAAGCCGTTTCGAAAGCTGTGCGCCGTGCAAGAGCTGGATTGAAAGATCCGAAGCGTCCAATTGGGTCATTTATTTTCCTTGGTCCAACGGGAGTGGGGAAGACGGAACTTGCCAGAGCGGTTGCAGAATCTCTCTTCGGGGACGAAGATTCAATTATTCGTATCGACATGTCTGAGTTTATGGAAAAACATACGACATCACGTCTTGTAGGTTCACCTCCAGGCTATGTAGGCCATGAAGAAGGGGGGCAATTAACGGAGAAAGTTCGTCGCAAACCGTACTCCGTCATCTTGCTAGATGAGATCGAAAAGGCGCACCCAGAAGTATTTAACATTTTGCTTCAAGTGTTAGAAGATGGATTCTTGACGGACTCTAAGGGACGTCGTGTTGATTTCCGTAATACAGCGATTATTATGACATCAAACGTTGGAGCTAGCACTTTAAGACAAAATAAAAACCTCGGATTCACGGCTGAACGTGACGGTCAGACCTATAAAGATATGAGAAATAAAGTCATGACGGAGCTTAAGAAAAGCTTTCGTCCTGAGTTCTTAAACAGAATTGATGAAACAATTGTCTTCCATTCTCTTGAAAGAGTTCATATTAAAGAAATTGTTACTCTGATGGCAGATCAGCTGAAGAAGCGTCTCCAAGAACAAGAGATTGATTTTGTTATCTCAGACGAAGCAAAGGCAAAAATTGCTGATGAAGGATACGATCCGGATTATGGAGCACGTCCATTGCGTCGTGCTCTGCAAAAGCAAGTTGAAGATCGTTTGTCTGAAGAGCTGCTCAAAGGAAACATTCATAAAGGACAGCGAGTAAAACTCGATTTGAAGAACGATGACTTTGTCGTTGAAACTGGGACTACTAGCGCTGGAAAAGCAAAAGAGTAAAGACGACCGACAATGCAACCGGGAAAGTCAAATCATGACTTTCCCGGTTTTGCTATTGATTGAGGGGATATCTAATATTACATTTTTTGTAAGTTTGGAATTTATAAGATGACAGCTACCTTCACGCTACTCGTCTCAAGGGGAAAGCACCCTTGAGACTTTAATGCATGCGGCGGAAGCTGACGCTGTTTTTAATAAAAGACCGCTATGCGGTTTTTCTTATCTCTTTACGGCTTGTTTTAGCCTCATTCAAAAGATTCGTGATAAAATGAACATAGAGAACGTCGAGATCAAGATGGAAAAAAGGGCGGAGAATTTTATGGCTAAACGGAAGACAAAATATGTATGTCAGGAATGTGGATACGAGTCCAAGAAATGGATGGGAAAATGTCCGGGTTGTCAAAGCTGGAATACAATGGTCGAGGAATTTGAAGAAAAAACCTCACCTACGACCTCCAGGAGTTTTGTTACGAGTACAAAAGGCGAGATTACGAAGCCGCAACCGATTACTCAAGTAGAACACGAGAATGAGCAACGAATCGATACAAACCTCAAAGAGCTAAATCGCGTTTTAGGAGGAGGGGTTGTACCAGGATCGTTGGTTTTAGTTGGTGGTGACCCGGGGATAGGTAAATCAACATTACTTCTTCAAGTTTCCTCAGAACTATCTCGAAAAAAAGAGCGTGTACTCTATATATCTGGAGAAGAAAGTGTGAAACAAACGAAGATTCGCGCCGACCGATTAGGCATTGCCAATGACAATTTATTTGTTTTAGCAGAGACGGATGTTGAATATATTGAAAAAGTAATTGAAGAAATGAACCCGACACTCGTCATTATCGATTCGATTCAAACGGTCTACTTAGATGGCGTCACTTCCGCTCCAGGAAGTGTGTCACAAGTACGTGAATGTACAGCTTCATTTATGCGTATTGCAAAAACAAAAGGGATTGCGATTTTTATCGTCGGTCACGTGACAAAGCAGGGGTCGATAGCCGGGCCGCGCTTACTTGAACATATGGTAGATTCCGTTCTTTATTTTGAAGGGGAACGTCATCATACATTTCGTATTTTGCGTGCAGTCAAAAATCGATTTGGATCAACTAATGAGATTGGTATTTTTGAGATGAAAGAGGAAGGGTTAGCGGAGGTTCTTAACCCGTCGGAAATTTTTCTTGAAGAGCGAACGTCAGGCTCTGCAGGCTCAACTGTTGTTGCCTCAATGGAAGGGACCCGGACAGTTTTAGTAGAAATTCAATCACTCATTTCCCCTACAAGCTTTGGGAATCCTAGAAGAATGGCTACGGGCCTTGACCAAAACCGAATTTCCTTAATTATGGCCGTCCTTGAAAAACGTGTCGGTATGCTTCTTCAAAATCACGATGCTTATGTAAAAGTAGCTGGTGGGGTAAGGTTAGACGAGCCAGCGATTGATTTGGCAGTAACAGTAGCGATTGCGTCAAGCTTTCGAGATTCGCCTACGAGACCGACAGACGTGGTTATTGGGGAAGTGGGCCTCACTGGAGAAGTTCGTCGTGTAGCTAGGCTCGAACAACGTGTGATTGAAGCGGCTAAGCTCGGGTTTAAGCGGGCAATCATTCCAAAAAAGAACATTGGCGGGTGGACGGTTCCAGATGGAATCGAGATTGTTGGTGTAAATACGGTAAATGAAGCATTAGAAGAAAGTATAGGAGGTGCATCTTCTGGTGGATCCACGTTCAAGTTATGATTCTAACTTTATCAGTAATGTTTTACAGCTCGTAGCACCAGGAACCCCTTTAAGAGAGGGAATAGATAATGTGTTAAGGGCAAAGACTGGCGGACTTATTGTTCTTGGTTATAACAACGAGATGATGCAAATTGTCGACGGCGGTTTCTTTATCAATTGTGAGTTTTCACCCGCATACTTATATGAACTGGCAAAAATGGATGGAGCGATTATTTTAAGTGAGGATGCCAAAAGAATCCTGTATGCGAATACACAACTTGTTCCAAACAATGCGATTGAATCTACGGAAACGGGGATTCGCCACCGTACCGCTCAACGTGTGGCGAGACAGACGGGTAACCTTGTCATTTCCATTTCTCAGAGGCGGAATGTCATTACGTTGTATCAGGGAGAATACCGTTATTCATTAAAAGATATCGGTGTGATATTAAC encodes the following:
- the radA gene encoding DNA repair protein RadA; translated protein: MAKRKTKYVCQECGYESKKWMGKCPGCQSWNTMVEEFEEKTSPTTSRSFVTSTKGEITKPQPITQVEHENEQRIDTNLKELNRVLGGGVVPGSLVLVGGDPGIGKSTLLLQVSSELSRKKERVLYISGEESVKQTKIRADRLGIANDNLFVLAETDVEYIEKVIEEMNPTLVIIDSIQTVYLDGVTSAPGSVSQVRECTASFMRIAKTKGIAIFIVGHVTKQGSIAGPRLLEHMVDSVLYFEGERHHTFRILRAVKNRFGSTNEIGIFEMKEEGLAEVLNPSEIFLEERTSGSAGSTVVASMEGTRTVLVEIQSLISPTSFGNPRRMATGLDQNRISLIMAVLEKRVGMLLQNHDAYVKVAGGVRLDEPAIDLAVTVAIASSFRDSPTRPTDVVIGEVGLTGEVRRVARLEQRVIEAAKLGFKRAIIPKKNIGGWTVPDGIEIVGVNTVNEALEESIGGASSGGSTFKL